In one window of Macadamia integrifolia cultivar HAES 741 chromosome 2, SCU_Mint_v3, whole genome shotgun sequence DNA:
- the LOC122060390 gene encoding GATA transcription factor 18-like, with protein MHRYSNNSSHSNMMGPCSCGLFHSQGNCFSMLFSMPIDEQESYTIASPSSSVDCTLSLGTPSTRQIEDKSSSNNNHRNSGSCMSNLRWDIFQTNKPHSSTSTHKSSRGGSNGNGNSLNGDPLLARRCANCDTTSTPLWRNGPRGPKSLCNACGIRYKKEERRATTIANNTDASTAGMMESQFLMSQHHLHSWAHHGETQKVASMSPADLGYEFRFVDDDDQDSTTTTTAAGNPFLSWRLNVPDRPSFVHDFT; from the exons ATGCATCGGTACAGTAATAATAGCTCTCATAGCAACATGATGGGTCCATGTTCATGTGGTCTTTTCCACTCTCAGGGGAATTGCTTCTCCATGCTATTCTCCATGCCTATCGATGAACAAGAATCCTACACCATAGCTTCACCTTCATCCTCTGTGGATTGCACCCTTTCTTTGGGTACCCCATCCACTCGCCAAATCGAAGATAAATCATCGTCCAACAACAATCACAGAAACTCTGGTTCATGCATGTCCAATCTCCGCTGGGATATATTCCAAACCAACAAGCCTCATTCATCAACATCCACCCACAAGAGCAGCCGTGGAGGAagcaatggcaatggcaatagCTTGAATGGTGACCCTCTCTTGGCTCGAAGATGCGCAAACTGTGACACAACTTCGACTCCTCTCTGGAGGAACGGTCCTAGAGGCCCCAAG TCGCTGTGCAATGCTTGTGGAATCCGTTACAAGAAGGAAGAGAGGAGGGCAACCACAATAGCCAACAACACAGATGCGTCTACAGCGGGGATGATGGAGTCGCAGTTCCTAATGAGCCAACATCACCTCCACTCGTGGGCTCACCATGGGGAGACTCAGAAGGTAGCTTCCATGTCACCGGCTGATCTGGGTTATGAATTCAGGTTCGTGGACGATGATGATCAAgactccaccaccaccaccacagccGCCGGTAATCCTTTCCTTTCGTGGCGTCTCAACGTTCCCGACAGGCCTAGTTTTGTCCATGACTTCACatga